In one Mesorhizobium australicum genomic region, the following are encoded:
- a CDS encoding ParB/RepB/Spo0J family partition protein, with translation MSEDTSRNRLGRGLAALIGDIDRPAPTQAPVPTADRTVPVEFISPNPRNPRRTFADAELEDLSASLKQHGIVQPVVVRPSKTAPGRYEIIAGERRWRAAQRAGLTNIPVIIRDVDDRMALELAIVENVQRADLNPVEEALGYQQLIDEHEYVQSDLAQIIGKSRSHVANTLRLLKLPQNIRDMLVDGSLSAGHARTLVTAEDPTTLAQKIIRDGLSVRQAEALAQKGADKPASASAKHVPDEKDADTRALEQLLSNVIGLNVTVNHREKGGEVRISYKTLEQLDDLCRRLQR, from the coding sequence ATGAGTGAAGATACCTCGCGAAACCGCCTTGGACGCGGCCTCGCGGCTTTGATCGGCGACATCGACAGGCCCGCGCCGACCCAGGCGCCGGTGCCGACTGCGGATCGCACCGTTCCGGTGGAGTTCATCTCGCCCAATCCACGCAATCCGCGCCGGACCTTCGCGGATGCGGAGCTCGAGGATCTTTCCGCTTCGCTCAAGCAGCACGGGATCGTGCAGCCCGTCGTCGTGCGGCCATCGAAGACGGCTCCGGGCCGCTACGAGATCATCGCCGGCGAGCGGCGGTGGCGAGCGGCCCAGCGCGCCGGCCTGACGAACATCCCGGTCATTATTCGCGACGTCGACGACCGCATGGCGCTCGAACTCGCCATCGTGGAGAATGTGCAGCGCGCCGATCTCAATCCGGTCGAGGAGGCGCTGGGCTATCAGCAGCTCATCGACGAGCACGAATACGTCCAGTCCGATCTGGCGCAGATTATCGGCAAGAGCCGCAGCCATGTCGCGAACACGCTGCGCCTGCTCAAGCTGCCACAGAACATCCGCGACATGCTTGTCGACGGTTCGCTGTCTGCCGGACATGCGCGCACGCTGGTGACGGCGGAGGACCCGACGACGCTGGCGCAGAAGATCATCCGGGACGGGCTTTCCGTCCGCCAGGCCGAGGCGCTTGCGCAGAAGGGAGCCGACAAGCCTGCATCCGCATCGGCGAAGCACGTCCCGGACGAGAAGGACGCGGATACGCGGGCGCTCGAACAACTGCTGTCGAACGTGATCGGCCTGAACGTCACGGTCAATCACCGCGAGAAGGGCGGCGAGGTCCGGATCTCCTACAAGACCCTGGAACAGCTCGACGACCTCTGCCGCCGGCTGCAGCGCTGA
- the holA gene encoding DNA polymerase III subunit delta has protein sequence MSQKKAHEVEGWIARPDPSVRVVLIYGPDRGLVSERASAYAKKTGLPLDDAFSVIRYDASDLEQDPGRLIDEARMVSMFGGERLIWIRNAGAHKGFSDALKDLLDKPSRDAITLIEAGDLKKAAPLRDMVERADAGMALPCYVDEERAIDTVIDAELTRAGKTIASDARQALRRRLGGDRLATRGEIEKLILYCGEKPVIDIEDVAASSGDVSASSVDQAIDAALAGALPELDLALRRSQESGTHAQAILGAAMRQFQSLEVLRRNVDIGGAQPSAAVAGARPPIFFSRRKLVETALGTWSGASIARALSRLQDSILATRRRPELAGAIVRDTMMAIAVESIRSRRRGR, from the coding sequence ATGTCGCAGAAAAAGGCGCACGAGGTCGAAGGCTGGATCGCCCGGCCGGACCCATCGGTCCGGGTGGTGCTGATCTATGGGCCCGACCGCGGGCTCGTCTCGGAACGCGCCTCGGCCTACGCGAAAAAGACCGGCCTGCCGCTCGACGACGCCTTCTCCGTGATCCGCTACGACGCGTCGGACCTCGAGCAGGATCCCGGCCGCCTGATCGATGAGGCGCGGATGGTGTCGATGTTCGGCGGAGAGCGGCTGATATGGATACGCAACGCCGGCGCGCACAAGGGCTTTTCCGACGCGCTGAAGGACCTGCTGGACAAGCCGTCCCGCGACGCGATCACGCTGATCGAGGCCGGAGACCTGAAGAAGGCCGCGCCGCTCCGCGACATGGTCGAGCGGGCTGATGCCGGCATGGCGCTGCCCTGTTATGTCGACGAGGAACGCGCGATCGACACTGTCATCGACGCCGAACTGACGCGCGCCGGCAAGACGATCGCCAGCGATGCGCGCCAGGCTCTTCGCCGGCGTCTCGGCGGCGATCGCCTGGCGACCCGGGGCGAGATCGAGAAGCTGATCCTCTACTGCGGCGAGAAGCCGGTGATCGACATCGAGGATGTCGCGGCCTCCTCCGGTGACGTGTCCGCCTCGTCCGTCGACCAGGCGATCGACGCGGCACTTGCCGGCGCGTTGCCGGAGCTGGACCTCGCCCTGCGCCGCTCGCAGGAAAGCGGCACGCATGCGCAGGCGATTCTCGGCGCGGCGATGCGGCAGTTCCAGAGCCTCGAAGTTCTCCGCCGCAATGTCGATATCGGTGGCGCGCAGCCCTCGGCCGCAGTGGCCGGCGCGAGACCGCCGATCTTCTTCTCCCGCCGCAAGCTGGTGGAGACCGCGCTCGGCACATGGAGCGGCGCCTCCATCGCTCGCGCCCTGTCGCGACTGCAGGACAGCATTCTCGCCACGCGCCGCCGGCCGGAACTTGCCGGGGCGATCGTGCGCGACACCATGATGGCCATCGCAGTCGAGAGCATACGCTCTCGTCGCCGTGGCAGATAA